A window from Cellulomonas sp. C5510 encodes these proteins:
- a CDS encoding amidohydrolase family protein, producing MTARLPVTPHGTGRTRVVGATVLDGTLAPPRPDAEVEVVDGRIGYVGPRRTAEQVRAAGASGARVVDATGYHLTPGFVDLHVHACMPNDAGPEQIAQWFPEEEAFATARSLRQTLEAGVTTARDLSGLTPGFRNAVAAGHIDGPRLHLAVALLSPTGGHGDPAAPNGALPVYAQRATTPGWRVVDTADEVLRTVRRLDRTGADVIKVCTSGGLSSNGDDPGELGVPQEHVALIVAEMRRRRNQPVTAHAQSEQGIREAVRGGAASIEHGYGLTDDLIEEMLERGTVLVPTLAVLHRIPEPGTVPQEKIDRKLWWRDTGTRAIARAVEAGVTIGTGTDAGIVPHGRNLAELGHLVDLGMSPLRAVHAGTLVGARTMGLDEHLGSVETGKLADLVLTRVDPLADVHALAAPGAVRAVWQSGRVVTDLDGIAAG from the coding sequence GTGACGGCCCGGCTCCCGGTCACCCCGCACGGGACCGGCCGCACCCGTGTCGTGGGCGCCACGGTGCTCGACGGGACGCTCGCCCCACCGCGCCCCGACGCGGAGGTGGAGGTCGTCGACGGGCGGATCGGGTACGTCGGGCCGCGGCGCACCGCCGAGCAGGTCCGGGCGGCCGGCGCCTCCGGTGCCCGGGTCGTCGACGCCACCGGCTACCACCTCACTCCCGGGTTCGTCGACCTGCACGTCCACGCGTGCATGCCGAACGACGCCGGTCCGGAGCAGATCGCCCAGTGGTTCCCCGAGGAGGAGGCGTTCGCCACCGCCCGGTCGCTGCGGCAGACGCTCGAGGCGGGGGTGACGACGGCGCGCGACCTGAGCGGCCTGACGCCCGGCTTCCGCAACGCCGTCGCGGCGGGACACATCGACGGACCCCGGCTGCACCTCGCCGTCGCGCTGCTGTCGCCCACCGGCGGGCACGGTGACCCGGCGGCGCCGAACGGCGCGCTGCCCGTCTACGCGCAGCGCGCCACCACGCCGGGCTGGCGCGTGGTGGACACCGCGGACGAGGTGCTGCGCACGGTCCGGCGGCTCGACCGGACCGGCGCGGACGTGATCAAGGTCTGCACGTCCGGCGGCCTGAGCTCGAACGGCGACGACCCGGGCGAGCTCGGCGTCCCGCAGGAGCACGTGGCGCTGATCGTCGCGGAGATGCGGCGGCGCCGGAACCAGCCGGTCACGGCGCACGCGCAGAGCGAGCAGGGCATCCGCGAGGCCGTGCGCGGCGGCGCGGCCAGCATCGAGCACGGCTACGGCCTCACCGACGACCTGATCGAGGAGATGCTCGAGCGCGGGACCGTGCTCGTGCCGACCCTGGCGGTGCTCCACCGGATCCCGGAGCCCGGCACCGTCCCGCAGGAGAAGATCGACCGCAAGCTCTGGTGGCGGGACACGGGCACCCGGGCGATCGCGCGGGCCGTCGAGGCCGGCGTCACCATCGGGACCGGCACCGACGCGGGCATCGTGCCGCACGGCCGGAACCTCGCCGAGCTCGGGCACCTGGTGGACCTGGGCATGTCACCGCTGCGGGCGGTCCACGCGGGCACGCTGGTCGGCGCGCGCACGATGGGCCTCGACGAGCACCTGGGGTCGGTCGAGACCGGCAAGCTGGCGGACCTGGTCCTGACGCGGGTCGACCCGCTCGCCGACGTCCACGCGCTCGCCGCCCCCGGCGCGGTGCGTGCCGTGTGGCAGTCCGGCCGGGTCGTGACGGACCTGGACGGGATCGCCGCGGGCTGA
- a CDS encoding MFS transporter has protein sequence MFSTRSAGTRSAGFWVVVLAATANYTVLSASAPLLSRAVPDVLGGDEALAGTLVSITGLTGAACMTLVGIATSRYGPRAVTLVSAAVAVLGVGALVALFTVPGVVAGRVVYGIGNAGITVATTAWVSVTAPAGTRGRALGYYGISVWVGLALGPVLGENLYAASGNAATWAGLLAVQGVALVAAASVAAPPRPAPPAPPVPLRVAASAASAASAVPAVPAASAASAVPAVPAATGPGRARAVVAVVRAPALVALCAWGAQGVFTTFLVQHLQSRGVPAAGVLGASSIFLVFAAAVVAARFALGSLPDRLGPVTTTRGALVAVAAGLAGMAVADSFWTAAAAAVLLGVGYAPLYPSLTLLSTAALPDPLRPPAIGVFSAATSLGMAAGAFGGGVLIAAAGSVTALACGAVLQLLVLPAVRAPRLPAGAGAGARPVPAVDAR, from the coding sequence GTGTTCTCAACCCGGTCCGCCGGCACCCGGTCGGCCGGGTTCTGGGTGGTCGTCCTGGCCGCCACCGCCAACTACACGGTGCTGTCGGCCTCCGCGCCGCTGCTCAGCCGCGCGGTGCCCGACGTGCTGGGCGGGGACGAGGCGCTGGCCGGCACGCTCGTCTCGATCACCGGGCTCACGGGGGCGGCCTGCATGACGCTCGTCGGGATCGCCACGAGCCGGTACGGGCCGCGTGCCGTGACCCTCGTCAGCGCGGCGGTGGCGGTGCTGGGCGTCGGCGCCCTGGTCGCCCTGTTCACCGTCCCGGGCGTCGTCGCCGGGCGCGTCGTGTACGGGATCGGCAACGCCGGCATCACCGTGGCCACCACGGCCTGGGTGTCGGTGACCGCGCCGGCAGGCACGCGGGGCCGCGCGCTCGGCTACTACGGCATCAGCGTGTGGGTCGGCCTGGCGCTCGGCCCCGTGCTGGGCGAGAACCTCTACGCCGCGTCCGGCAACGCCGCCACGTGGGCCGGCCTGCTGGCGGTGCAGGGCGTCGCGCTGGTCGCAGCCGCGTCCGTCGCCGCACCCCCGCGCCCCGCACCACCCGCCCCGCCCGTCCCGCTCCGGGTCGCCGCGTCCGCCGCGTCCGCCGCGTCCGCCGTGCCCGCCGTGCCCGCCGCGTCCGCCGCGTCCGCCGTGCCCGCCGTGCCCGCCGCGACCGGTCCCGGCCGGGCTCGCGCGGTCGTCGCCGTCGTGCGGGCGCCGGCGCTGGTGGCGTTGTGCGCCTGGGGCGCCCAGGGCGTGTTCACGACGTTCCTCGTGCAGCACCTGCAGTCGCGCGGGGTCCCCGCCGCGGGTGTCCTGGGCGCGTCCAGCATCTTCCTCGTCTTCGCCGCCGCCGTCGTCGCCGCGCGGTTCGCGCTCGGGTCGCTGCCGGACCGGCTCGGTCCCGTGACGACGACCCGGGGTGCGCTGGTCGCGGTGGCGGCCGGGCTCGCCGGCATGGCGGTCGCAGACTCGTTCTGGACGGCGGCCGCGGCCGCGGTGCTGCTCGGCGTCGGGTACGCGCCGCTCTACCCGTCGCTCACGCTGCTGAGCACGGCGGCCCTGCCGGATCCGCTGCGTCCCCCGGCGATCGGGGTGTTCTCCGCCGCCACGTCGCTCGGCATGGCGGCCGGGGCGTTCGGCGGCGGTGTGCTGATCGCCGCAGCGGGTTCCGTGACGGCGCTGGCGTGCGGGGCCGTCCTCCAGCTGCTCGTGCTCCCGGCGGTGCGTGCGCCCCGGCTGCCCGCGGGCGCGGGCGCGGGTGCGCGTCCCGTCCCGGCGGTCGACGCCCGCTGA
- a CDS encoding ATP-binding cassette domain-containing protein: MSDTIVNVEGLDVRFGTAHVLKGVSLSLDRGRTVGVVGESGSGKSTLAKTMVGVNRPSAGQVWVDGIDVATASRRELVAYRRRVQMIPQDPFSSLSPRQTIGQTLAEAVDPARARVSRHRDLIAHWLERVGLPADVMHRYPHEFSGGQRQRIAIARGLVVEPALVIADEITSALDVSVQAQILDLLAEIKAQLGVTMMFISHNLAVVQRVSDEVVVLYGGVVVEQGPAADVFQRPQHWYTRALLAADPGSPAFTLDAVRGPAAAEVLA; this comes from the coding sequence GTGAGCGACACGATCGTCAACGTCGAGGGGCTGGACGTGCGGTTCGGCACGGCGCACGTCCTGAAGGGCGTGTCCCTCTCGCTCGACCGCGGCCGGACCGTCGGGGTGGTCGGGGAGTCCGGCTCCGGCAAGTCGACGCTCGCGAAGACGATGGTCGGCGTCAACCGGCCGTCCGCCGGCCAGGTGTGGGTCGACGGCATCGACGTCGCGACGGCGAGCCGGCGGGAGCTCGTCGCGTACCGGCGGCGGGTGCAGATGATCCCGCAGGACCCGTTCTCGTCGCTGTCCCCCCGGCAGACCATCGGGCAGACCCTGGCCGAGGCGGTCGACCCCGCTCGCGCGCGCGTCTCCCGGCACCGCGACCTCATCGCGCACTGGCTGGAGCGCGTGGGCCTGCCGGCCGACGTCATGCACCGCTACCCCCACGAGTTCTCCGGCGGCCAGCGCCAGCGCATCGCGATCGCCCGCGGGCTGGTCGTCGAGCCGGCGCTCGTGATCGCCGACGAGATCACCTCGGCGCTCGACGTGTCGGTGCAGGCGCAGATCCTCGACCTGCTCGCGGAGATCAAGGCGCAGCTCGGGGTGACGATGATGTTCATCTCGCACAACCTCGCGGTCGTGCAGCGCGTGAGCGACGAGGTGGTCGTGCTGTACGGCGGCGTCGTCGTCGAGCAGGGCCCGGCCGCCGACGTGTTCCAGCGGCCGCAGCACTGGTACACCCGCGCGCTGCTCGCGGCGGACCCGGGGTCCCCGGCGTTCACGCTCGACGCCGTCCGCGGCCCGGCCGCCGCCGAGGTGCTGGCGTGA
- a CDS encoding creatininase family protein — protein sequence MTTLPPTGLDIPALAAELGGTGSPVLWEELDWPSVPDLVARLRAVIIPIGAIEQHGPHLPLNVDTEIDLAVAHAVSAITGIPVVPPVAVGVSASHGDFPGTLTYRPETLVAVMEDLTDSLYRSGVRQFVFMSGHIWNNGALDVSIEKLRTRYDDVRARSVGYVTMYPGPEVDGHVQHGRGLMHANFFETSVMLHLRPDLVRMDRAVSHRDVDSFWDYRMDQVSDSGVWGNDVAEANAAHGRAEFDRCVERNARALAAAVREPQPERTR from the coding sequence ATGACGACGCTCCCCCCCACAGGCCTGGACATCCCCGCGCTCGCCGCCGAGCTCGGCGGCACCGGCTCCCCCGTGCTGTGGGAGGAGCTCGACTGGCCGTCGGTCCCCGACCTCGTCGCCCGGCTCCGCGCGGTGATCATCCCGATCGGCGCCATCGAGCAGCACGGCCCGCACCTGCCGCTGAACGTGGACACCGAGATCGACCTCGCGGTGGCGCACGCCGTCTCGGCGATCACCGGCATCCCCGTGGTGCCGCCCGTCGCCGTCGGCGTGTCCGCGTCGCACGGCGACTTCCCCGGGACGCTGACCTACCGGCCGGAGACCCTGGTCGCCGTCATGGAGGACCTCACCGACTCGCTGTACCGGTCGGGCGTGCGCCAGTTCGTCTTCATGTCCGGGCACATCTGGAACAACGGCGCGCTCGACGTCTCGATCGAGAAGCTGCGCACCCGGTACGACGACGTCCGTGCCCGCTCCGTGGGCTACGTGACGATGTACCCCGGCCCGGAGGTCGACGGGCACGTCCAGCACGGGCGCGGCCTCATGCACGCCAACTTCTTCGAGACGTCCGTGATGCTCCACCTGCGGCCCGACCTGGTGCGCATGGACCGCGCGGTCTCGCACCGCGACGTCGACTCGTTCTGGGACTACCGCATGGACCAGGTCAGCGACTCCGGGGTGTGGGGCAACGACGTCGCCGAGGCGAACGCCGCGCACGGCAGGGCGGAGTTCGACCGCTGCGTCGAGCGCAACGCCCGCGCCCTGGCCGCCGCGGTCCGGGAGCCGCAGCCCGAGCGCACGCGCTGA
- a CDS encoding dipeptide/oligopeptide/nickel ABC transporter permease/ATP-binding protein — MTDTVVAAPPAVTAAPDRGRRFAWNGTLVVGLVMAAVVAVVAVVAPFLLTEKATALSADAGVGSVPGHLLGTDSLGRDMLARTLVATRQTVLMALAATVIAGVAGIAIGVGVWLAPRRVRELGLRAIEFAVSYPTLLVAIMIAAILGQSVTTVVIAIGVANIAGFARLTANLAAGLSQREFVTTARLVGVPPHRLATRHILPNMAEPMLILLTQTLAGALVEISGLSFVGLGSQNPSFDFGTLLQDALGRLGTNPVLVVGPAAALFFTSLAALFVGDGLAAAANPRSIGTRARLERVPAGPSDAPQAPATAVLTASNITVTHARTGRELVRDVSFHIDRGEILGIVGESGSGKSLTASVVSGLVSEGLTATASRLRLGDTDLTGKVSPTELATRIGLVYQDPGTALNPALTLGSQFSDVLTTHRGLSRRAARARVAAGFRSVLLPDPEGRLRQFPHELSGGMKQRAMISSAMSVEPDLLVADEPTTALDVTVQREVLSIIKRMNTESGTAVLFISHDIGVVRRLCDRVLVMKDGRVVEEITSPDRLTVDSVTHPYTKQLLAATPSVVAGPPADAKEVGP; from the coding sequence ATGACTGACACGGTGGTGGCGGCACCCCCCGCCGTGACCGCGGCGCCTGACCGCGGCCGGCGGTTCGCCTGGAACGGCACCCTGGTCGTCGGCCTGGTCATGGCGGCCGTCGTGGCCGTGGTGGCCGTGGTCGCCCCGTTCCTGCTCACCGAGAAGGCGACCGCCCTGAGCGCGGACGCCGGCGTCGGCAGCGTGCCGGGGCACCTGCTCGGCACGGACTCGCTCGGCCGCGACATGCTGGCGCGCACCCTCGTGGCCACCCGGCAGACGGTGCTGATGGCCCTGGCGGCCACCGTGATCGCCGGGGTCGCGGGCATCGCGATCGGCGTGGGCGTGTGGCTCGCCCCGCGCCGCGTCCGCGAGCTCGGCCTGCGCGCCATCGAGTTCGCGGTGTCCTACCCGACCCTGCTGGTCGCGATCATGATCGCCGCGATCCTCGGCCAGAGCGTCACGACCGTCGTCATCGCGATCGGTGTCGCGAACATCGCCGGGTTCGCCCGCCTCACCGCGAACCTCGCCGCGGGCCTCTCCCAGCGCGAGTTCGTCACGACCGCCCGGCTCGTCGGCGTCCCGCCGCACCGGCTCGCCACCCGGCACATCCTGCCGAACATGGCCGAGCCCATGCTCATCCTGCTCACGCAGACCCTGGCGGGCGCCCTGGTCGAGATCTCGGGCCTGTCGTTCGTCGGCCTGGGCTCGCAGAACCCGTCGTTCGACTTCGGGACCCTGCTCCAGGACGCGCTCGGCCGGCTCGGGACCAACCCGGTGCTGGTGGTCGGTCCGGCCGCCGCGCTGTTCTTCACCTCGCTCGCCGCGCTGTTCGTCGGCGACGGGCTCGCCGCCGCGGCCAACCCCCGGTCCATCGGCACCCGCGCCCGGCTGGAGCGGGTCCCCGCCGGCCCGTCGGACGCACCGCAGGCCCCGGCGACGGCCGTGCTGACCGCGAGCAACATCACGGTCACGCACGCCCGCACCGGGCGGGAGCTGGTGCGCGACGTGTCGTTCCACATCGACCGCGGCGAGATCCTCGGCATCGTCGGGGAGTCCGGGTCGGGCAAGTCGCTGACCGCCTCGGTCGTGTCGGGGCTCGTGTCCGAGGGGCTGACCGCCACCGCGTCCCGGCTGCGGCTCGGGGACACCGACCTGACCGGGAAGGTGTCGCCGACCGAGCTCGCGACCCGGATCGGGCTCGTCTACCAGGACCCGGGCACCGCGCTGAACCCGGCGCTCACCCTCGGGTCCCAGTTCTCCGACGTGCTCACGACCCACCGGGGCCTGTCCCGCCGGGCGGCGCGGGCCCGCGTGGCCGCCGGGTTCCGCAGCGTGCTGCTCCCGGACCCGGAGGGGCGGCTGCGGCAGTTCCCGCACGAGCTGTCCGGCGGGATGAAGCAGCGGGCGATGATCTCCTCCGCCATGAGCGTCGAGCCGGACCTGCTGGTCGCGGACGAGCCGACCACCGCGCTCGACGTGACCGTCCAGCGGGAGGTGCTGTCGATCATCAAGCGGATGAACACGGAGTCCGGCACCGCCGTCCTGTTCATCTCGCACGACATCGGCGTGGTCCGGCGGCTGTGCGACCGGGTGCTCGTCATGAAGGACGGCCGCGTCGTGGAGGAGATCACCTCGCCGGACCGCCTCACCGTCGACTCGGTGACGCACCCGTACACCAAGCAGCTGCTGGCGGCCACGCCGTCGGTCGTCGCGGGACCGCCCGCGGACGCGAAGGAGGTCGGCCCGTGA
- a CDS encoding amidohydrolase family protein, whose amino-acid sequence MIIDAYNTTQDVRGRSDYLTGARPGQPAPPYTPFDSQRIIDRMDAAGVDKAMVCSLAQRIENDFLVGLVAKHPDRLFGFGQVMPQDDDAVDQVRRFVDAGLVGLKLHPSMHGYHVADHGLLDPVFEVCAELGIPVLINALDDAFCAPLAIEEIAKDHPTVPTIIAHMGAVWNVPEAIIVAERRPNIYLETSATLMSDVKRAYARLGAGKIVMGSEWPGSDFDLERFKIAKAVPDEADRALIEGGTMARIMGWA is encoded by the coding sequence ATGATCATCGACGCCTACAACACCACCCAGGACGTCCGCGGGCGCAGCGACTACCTGACCGGGGCGCGCCCGGGGCAGCCCGCGCCGCCGTACACCCCGTTCGACTCGCAGCGGATCATCGACCGCATGGACGCGGCCGGGGTGGACAAGGCGATGGTCTGCTCGCTGGCGCAGCGGATCGAGAACGACTTCCTCGTGGGCCTGGTCGCGAAGCACCCGGACCGCCTGTTCGGGTTCGGCCAGGTCATGCCGCAGGACGACGACGCCGTGGACCAGGTCCGCCGGTTCGTCGACGCCGGCCTGGTGGGCCTCAAGCTGCACCCGAGCATGCACGGCTACCACGTGGCCGACCACGGCCTGCTCGACCCGGTGTTCGAGGTCTGCGCGGAGCTGGGCATCCCGGTGCTGATCAACGCGCTCGACGACGCGTTCTGCGCGCCGCTCGCCATCGAGGAGATCGCCAAGGACCACCCGACGGTGCCGACGATCATCGCCCACATGGGGGCCGTCTGGAACGTCCCCGAGGCGATCATCGTGGCCGAGCGCCGGCCCAACATCTACCTCGAGACCTCGGCGACGCTGATGTCCGACGTGAAGCGCGCCTACGCGCGCCTCGGCGCTGGGAAGATCGTCATGGGCTCCGAGTGGCCCGGCAGCGACTTCGACCTCGAGCGCTTCAAGATCGCCAAGGCCGTCCCGGACGAGGCCGACCGCGCCCTGATCGAGGGCGGCACCATGGCCCGGATCATGGGCTGGGCGTGA
- a CDS encoding GntR family transcriptional regulator: MSTTTTRPGDGSALVDDLAARIRDQILSGEIPLGKPLRQADLAEKFGISRTPVREALRQLQTSGLIEIHPHRGAVVRVPVPWEVRETYEVRAALEALAARRAATRLSARTIARMREANDSLYALAVAAAEGATPLRGQDVLDTANDYALHSTIHEAAMNARLQHLLNDIHLSYPRNVPAMLLRENAQHREGNYREHVAILDALEAEDGELAARLMRQHVISTGDQVARWYEQHAGSLPRA; encoded by the coding sequence ATGAGCACCACGACGACGAGGCCCGGCGACGGCTCGGCCCTGGTCGACGACCTCGCCGCGCGGATCCGCGACCAGATCCTGTCCGGCGAGATCCCCCTGGGGAAGCCGTTGCGCCAGGCGGACCTCGCCGAGAAGTTCGGCATCAGCCGCACCCCGGTCCGGGAGGCGCTGCGCCAGCTGCAGACCAGCGGGCTCATCGAGATCCACCCGCACCGCGGGGCCGTGGTCCGGGTGCCGGTGCCGTGGGAGGTCCGCGAGACGTACGAGGTCCGGGCGGCGCTCGAGGCGCTGGCGGCGCGGCGTGCGGCGACGCGGCTGTCGGCGCGCACGATCGCCCGGATGCGCGAGGCGAACGACTCCCTGTACGCGCTCGCCGTGGCCGCCGCCGAGGGCGCCACGCCGCTGCGCGGGCAGGACGTGCTGGACACCGCCAACGACTACGCGCTCCACTCCACCATCCACGAGGCCGCCATGAACGCGCGCCTGCAGCACCTGCTGAACGACATCCACCTGTCGTACCCGCGCAACGTCCCGGCGATGCTGCTCCGGGAGAACGCCCAGCACCGCGAGGGGAACTACCGCGAGCACGTGGCGATCCTCGACGCCCTGGAGGCGGAGGACGGGGAGCTCGCCGCGCGCCTCATGCGCCAGCACGTGATCAGCACGGGGGACCAGGTCGCCCGCTGGTACGAGCAGCACGCGGGCTCGTTGCCGCGGGCGTGA
- a CDS encoding ABC transporter permease: MTTTLTPGSPSSPDSPAGPATGDAPAAATSGGHRAGSRGALWRRFLVRRGAGAAVNVVLLVVLTFFIVQLIPGDPATAIAGENATLEQVELVRERLGLDEPLPVQLGRYVGGVVQGDFGDSFRYGLPALHIVTTALPYTLSIAAAAVLLVLLVGTTAGIVVGIATRGDRNRWLDRVFNVVTGFMQAIPAYLQATLLVLVFAVWLAVLPPAYTLAYGPVESAVLPVLALSIGGVSSVARIVRRETAVAQEMDFMRTVRGWRLPAGRAYAKHLLPNLLTTTLTLSGIILTSMLGSALIVETVFAWPGLGSTVIQAIAVDKDYPVIQAAVFVIGTVSILITLLIDVVLGLVDPRTLGGSHD, encoded by the coding sequence ATGACCACCACGCTCACCCCGGGCAGCCCGAGCAGCCCGGACAGCCCGGCGGGCCCCGCCACGGGGGACGCCCCCGCGGCCGCCACCTCCGGCGGCCACCGGGCGGGCTCGCGCGGCGCGCTCTGGCGCCGGTTCCTGGTCCGGCGCGGAGCGGGCGCCGCCGTCAACGTCGTCCTGCTGGTGGTGCTGACGTTCTTCATCGTGCAGCTCATCCCGGGCGACCCGGCGACGGCGATCGCCGGCGAGAACGCCACGCTCGAGCAGGTGGAGCTGGTGCGCGAACGGCTGGGGCTCGACGAGCCGCTGCCCGTGCAGCTCGGCCGGTACGTCGGCGGGGTGGTCCAGGGCGACTTCGGCGACTCGTTCCGCTACGGGCTGCCCGCGCTGCACATCGTGACGACCGCCCTGCCGTACACCCTGTCGATCGCGGCGGCCGCGGTGCTGCTGGTCCTGCTGGTCGGCACGACGGCCGGGATCGTCGTGGGCATCGCGACCCGCGGTGACCGGAACCGGTGGCTCGACCGCGTGTTCAACGTCGTCACCGGCTTCATGCAGGCCATCCCGGCCTACCTGCAGGCCACGCTGCTCGTCCTGGTGTTCGCGGTGTGGCTGGCCGTGCTGCCCCCGGCGTACACGCTGGCCTACGGCCCGGTGGAGTCCGCGGTGCTGCCCGTGCTCGCGCTGTCGATCGGCGGCGTGTCGTCCGTCGCGCGCATCGTGCGCCGCGAGACGGCCGTCGCCCAGGAGATGGACTTCATGCGCACCGTCCGCGGCTGGCGCCTGCCCGCCGGGCGCGCCTACGCCAAGCACCTGCTGCCGAACCTGCTGACCACGACGCTGACGCTCTCCGGGATCATCCTGACCTCGATGCTCGGCTCCGCGCTCATCGTGGAGACCGTGTTCGCCTGGCCGGGCCTGGGCAGCACCGTCATCCAGGCGATCGCCGTCGACAAGGACTACCCGGTGATCCAGGCCGCCGTGTTCGTGATCGGCACGGTCTCCATCCTCATCACGCTGCTGATCGACGTCGTCCTGGGCCTGGTCGACCCGCGCACCCTCGGAGGCTCGCATGACTGA
- a CDS encoding ABC transporter substrate-binding protein: MARKSLAAISLAVAAGVALTACSSGGASQGGGSSSAPATSAINTVLWYAPSNFDPATASSSPDLTAARLGFDTLLRKGDDGAYLGGLATDWEAASASSYTFTVRDDATCADGTPITAQVVADSLENLAASEGTNTRSLAFGDGDPTFTVDDAAGTVAIELSQPYSQLLGGMTLEGTGIICPAGLADPEGLAAGQVEGAFSGPYTLTGYSAGVSATYTLRDDYDAWPDWEGVEGTPATTINITVESDSNTSANLLESGGLDVARFYDSNATRFTENDAFGYVTDNSTANTLLFNEDPTSVFADDQELRAAVAQAVSAEAFNAAALDGLGNLMTSVTDSGFANVLDDESLLQPYDPEAAAEVLTGTTIRLLTMTNWEPAVDYVTEALSAAGATVQVESLDASEWAAKLRTEPTTWDLTIRGETNSSGLVHQALVTKIGPSFTEGGTNYTSSDNPEGEAYLAAALSSADPDEQSENFLAAQETLLERVDMAPLATSTHYIVTREGFAAHTFSGYWDVSALRITS, from the coding sequence ATGGCCAGGAAGTCCCTCGCCGCCATCTCCCTGGCGGTCGCGGCAGGCGTCGCGCTCACCGCCTGCTCGTCCGGCGGTGCGTCCCAGGGCGGCGGCTCGTCGTCCGCCCCCGCGACCAGCGCGATCAACACCGTGCTCTGGTACGCGCCGTCGAACTTCGACCCGGCGACCGCCTCGAGCTCGCCGGACCTGACCGCAGCCCGGCTCGGCTTCGACACGCTGCTGCGCAAGGGCGACGACGGCGCCTACCTCGGTGGCCTCGCGACCGACTGGGAGGCCGCCTCGGCGTCCTCGTACACGTTCACGGTCCGCGACGACGCCACGTGCGCCGACGGCACGCCGATCACCGCCCAGGTCGTCGCGGACTCCCTGGAGAACCTCGCGGCGTCCGAGGGCACCAACACCCGCTCGCTCGCGTTCGGCGACGGCGACCCGACCTTCACCGTCGACGACGCGGCGGGCACCGTCGCGATCGAGCTGAGCCAGCCGTACTCCCAGCTGCTCGGCGGGATGACGCTCGAGGGCACGGGCATCATCTGCCCCGCCGGGCTCGCCGACCCCGAGGGGCTGGCCGCCGGCCAGGTCGAGGGCGCGTTCTCCGGCCCGTACACGCTCACCGGCTACTCCGCGGGCGTGAGCGCGACCTACACGCTGCGGGACGACTACGACGCGTGGCCCGACTGGGAGGGCGTCGAGGGCACCCCGGCGACCACCATCAACATCACGGTCGAGTCCGACTCCAACACCAGCGCCAACCTGCTGGAGTCCGGCGGCCTGGACGTCGCGCGGTTCTACGACTCCAACGCGACGCGGTTCACCGAGAACGACGCGTTCGGCTACGTGACGGACAACAGCACCGCCAACACGCTGCTGTTCAACGAGGACCCGACCTCGGTGTTCGCGGACGACCAGGAGCTGCGCGCCGCCGTGGCGCAGGCGGTCTCCGCCGAGGCGTTCAACGCCGCCGCGCTCGACGGGCTCGGCAACCTCATGACGTCGGTGACCGACTCCGGCTTCGCGAACGTCCTGGACGACGAGTCGCTGCTGCAGCCGTACGACCCCGAGGCCGCCGCCGAGGTGCTGACGGGCACGACCATCCGCCTGCTCACGATGACCAACTGGGAGCCGGCGGTCGACTACGTCACCGAGGCGCTCTCGGCGGCCGGCGCCACCGTGCAGGTCGAGTCCCTGGACGCCTCGGAGTGGGCGGCCAAGCTGCGCACCGAGCCGACCACCTGGGACCTGACGATCCGGGGCGAGACCAACTCGTCGGGCCTCGTGCACCAGGCGCTCGTGACCAAGATCGGCCCGTCCTTCACCGAGGGCGGCACCAACTACACGAGCTCGGACAACCCCGAGGGTGAGGCGTACCTCGCCGCCGCGCTGTCCAGCGCCGACCCGGACGAGCAGAGCGAGAACTTCCTCGCCGCGCAGGAGACGCTGCTCGAGCGCGTGGACATGGCGCCGCTGGCGACCAGCACGCACTACATCGTCACGCGCGAGGGCTTCGCCGCCCACACCTTCTCCGGCTACTGGGACGTCTCCGCGCTGCGGATCACCTCCTGA